The Triticum dicoccoides isolate Atlit2015 ecotype Zavitan unplaced genomic scaffold, WEW_v2.0 scaffold19326, whole genome shotgun sequence nucleotide sequence TGAGCTgaatagatctacacttccacaggGCCCTGCGACCTGTCCCAGATTATCTTTTCCCAAAGATTCGGATTTACGGCACTTGTTTATGGCGCTGAATTAAACAATACGTGAACGAACGCGTACACCGATGCAGATATATGTATACTACTCCTCCCTATGGACGGTCCTATCCACTTGTTCTTGCGTCACCTGAGAGCAGAGCTTTCGCTTCGCTTGCACAGTACAGCCACCTCACTATCTTAAACTATTCGAGAAACTTCTTTTAATCCCTGAGCCTTCATCCCAAGATGAATTCGTCATCGGTGTGGTGCGTGCAGTTTGGCCGCTTCTAGTCCAGCCCCCCCGGTCAGTTCACAAAATGGTTTTTCTACTGACGAGAATATCGATCACTGTCTCAGCTACTACAGCACGGGGCACGGCGTCCGTGCCCAGGATTTCAGATCAGGGAATGGAAGGCGCTGTCAGTCAGTTCCCGGGTATCTTGTTCCGCACAAACAGGCAAGCTCCAGCGAGCTGCACCGCACGCCATCGGAAAAATAAATAAATCAGGTGAGACACGTCCTGATGaatgacatgtggcattcacaaatcacaaagaatCCATCCATCCCTCCCGGCGTGGGCAATAATATGGAAACCGATCAAGAAAGCAACCCGAAATTACTCATGTCAGTTCAGTTCACCACTCAGTGCATTCCTTATTTGCAATAGGTCGGTCGGTTACCACTCGATTTCATCCCATTTTTGCTCATGGTTCGATCACATTTCTCCACTGGCTGCCACATACTAGTTGTGAGAAATTTCCTTTGCTGCTGAGTATAAAAGCAACAATTTAACATAAATTTTTTTGAACTAAACACTACAAATTTTATTTATTTAGTTGCTCTTGCTTCCCGGTACATACTTACTGGAAGTTACTGCTAGTACTCCGTTACCCATCAAAAGGGTCAAAATGAGAGAGAAAAGGACGAAAATATAGCAAAAACATCTGCATCCGGTCCCTGCCCGCCCGGGGACTGCGCTGCAAATTCCCCAGGAGAAAAAAAAAATCAACTAATGGCCGATCCTTGATTAAGCTTTGGCTCCGTCTCCGCCTCCCTCGCCGATGGCGGCGAGCTCACTGGCAGAGGCatccggcgccggaggaggagccTCGCGCTCGTAGCGGGACAGCCACTTGGCGCGCATGTACTCGGGCTTCCGCCACGGCGCGAGGTGGAGGCCGCGCTTCTTGAGGCTGGCGCGCGAGGAGTCTGCGGCGGCGGCCACCAGCAGGCGCAGCCGGTCCTCCTTGCCGACGAACGCCGACGGGAGCCGCTGCAGCACGGCGCGGTAGGCCTTGGTGGGCCGTGCGACCTCGAACTGGGACCTGAAGTCGACGTCCACGAGGACGCGCTCGCGGTCGCCGCGCTCCGAGCCGGCGGGGAGGAGGACGTCGACGTAGGCGTGCTCGCCGGCGGGGTGGGAGGACGACTTGTCCCAGCGGGAGAGGCAGAGCGCGGCGTCGTGGCCCATGGCGCGGAGGGAcgccgcgaggaggcggaggaggtcgcGCTTGCGCGCCCCCGCCGCGCGGTGGCGCTCCACGAGCGTGGACACGTCCGCGAGGAGGTTGCGCTCCCGGAGACTGGCACAGTGGACGAGGCCCTGAAAGCGCAAACCGAGAAATGGAAGGAAAGGATCAGTTCAGTTCGTGCGCTCGTTCCTGGCGTTATCGACGGCGACAAGCAGCCTGCCGGCGAAGCAAGACGATCAGGAAAAAAAATTCAGCGCTCGGCAG carries:
- the LOC119344921 gene encoding uncharacterized protein LOC119344921, which gives rise to MVRSFLEDGGGTVGERAPAARCCNCFNGGDASDDEDGPAAAEASAISDAAETIKGLVHCASLRERNLLADVSTLVERHRAAGARKRDLLRLLAASLRAMGHDAALCLSRWDKSSSHPAGEHAYVDVLLPAGSERGDRERVLVDVDFRSQFEVARPTKAYRAVLQRLPSAFVGKEDRLRLLVAAAADSSRASLKKRGLHLAPWRKPEYMRAKWLSRYEREAPPPAPDASASELAAIGEGGGDGAKA